The Tripterygium wilfordii isolate XIE 37 chromosome 4, ASM1340144v1, whole genome shotgun sequence genome has a window encoding:
- the LOC119997991 gene encoding afadin- and alpha-actinin-binding protein-like isoform X2 — protein MPPPTDADFDLRSPPPSSTFVIGDYTFAEAGNLEHCAKYLNQTLVIFGFPASLDLFANDPVSIARTCNCMYSLLQQRQRDIEFRDSANDQRNRLLSDISRLEAKVERLDTQLQSKDREIATITRTEAKTAAALKAQIEKLQQERDEFQRMVIGNQQVRTQQIHEMKKKEKEYIKLQERLNQVLMEKKKESKSGMEIMNLLQKEGRQRGTWNGKKTDNDFYKKIVDAYEVKNQELMTENTDLRALLRSMQVDMRDFLNAPNGLSKQSLAVSERIETDRLQSPMGGRTDVFDLPFHMARDQIEESLRNKMASIKERMVELQDAQKGAEVTSEATERELELEAQLVEARSIIQEQASIMSKHIAKSERPRESIISSPNEGV, from the exons ATGCCACCACCGACTGATGCAGACTTCGATCTCAGA TCGCCACCTCCATCATCAACCTTCGTAATCGG GGATTACACATTTGCCGAGGCTGGAAACTTGGAGCATTGTGCAAAGTACTTGAACCAAACACTCGTTATCTTTGGATTTCCGGCCTCGCTTGATCTGTTTGCCAATGATCCG GTTTCAATTGCCAGGACGTGCAATTGCATGTACTCATTGCTACAGCAGAGGCAGCGGGATATCGAGTTTAGAGACTCTGCTAATGATCAGAGAAAtag GTTACTGTCAGACATATCAAGATTAGAGGCCAAAGTTGAGAGGCTTGACACACAGTTACAATCCAAAGATAGGGAGATTGCGACAATTACAAGAACG GAAGCCAAAACTGCAGCTGCTCTGAAGGCCCAAATTGAGAAGTTGCAGCAGGAACGAGATGAATTTCAGAGAATGGTTATTGGCAATCAG CAAGTGCGGACTCAACAAATAcatgaaatgaagaaaaaggaaaaggagtaTATAAAATTGCAG GAGAGGCTAAACCAAGTtttaatggagaagaagaaggagtcAAAGTCTGGCATGGAGATCATGAATTTGCTTCAG AAAGAAGGGCGGCAGCGCGGGACTTGGAATGGAAAGAAGACTGATAATGACTTCTACAAAAAGATT GTGGATGCATATGAGGTGAAAAATCAAGAATTGATGACGGAGAATACTGATTTAAGGGCGCTATTACGATCAATGCAG GTGGACATGCGCGACTTCCTAAATGCTCCAAATGGATTGTCCAAGCAATCTTTGGCTGTCAGTGAAAGAATTGAAACTGATCGTTTACAGTCTCCAATGGGGGGAAGGACG GATGTCTTTGATTTGCCATTTCACATGGCTAGAGATCAAATAGAAGAAAGTCTCCGAAATAAAATGGCTTCCATAAAG GAGCGCATGGTTGAGTTGCAAGATGCACAGAAAGGAGCAGAGGTTACTTCTGAAGCAACTGAGAGGGAGCTTGAGCTGGAAGCGCAACTTGTTGAGGCAAGAAGCATAATACAGGAGCAG GCTTCAATTATGTCCAAACACATTGCTAAGTCTGAGAGGCCCAG GGAATCCATCATTTCATCGCCTAATGAG GGAGTATGA
- the LOC119996991 gene encoding uncharacterized protein LOC119996991, producing the protein MGEHFNLHNPEQEEEEEEAEETLSLRDLPLDNNNINNHGNHSTPRRSSSDLFEFFNNFPVDMCPAEEIILSGKLLPPKDHYSSTAKPITQDNKKMTDFINLKRSKSLSEIQTPRSSSTKAKLKLMRNSGSLDHRKQKEMMERISSTKKPAPKPPRWYYVFMFGMAKIPTHMELTDIKNRQSRQNPSALFPPVIDNNSNNTSTVSRQSYGIGKGSYRLIKLLSCKDHASVAVATTPFAWQG; encoded by the coding sequence atggGAGAACACTTCAATCTTCACAAcccagaacaagaagaagaagaagaagaagcagaggaGACTCTCTCCCTTCGCGACCTCCCACTTGacaacaacaacatcaacaatCATGGCAATCACAGTACTCCGCGGCGATCATCCTCCGACTTGTTCGAATTCTTCAACAACTTCCCCGTCGACATGTGCCCCGCCGAAGAAATCATTCTCTCCGGCAAACTTTTACCTCCGAAAGATCACTACTCCTCCACCGCCAAACCAATCACGCAAGACAACAAGAAGATGACGGACTTTATTAATCTCAAACGCTCTAAATCCCTCTCCGAAATCCAAACGCCTCGATCGAGCAGCACCAAAGCAAAGCTCAAGCTCATGAGAAACAGCGGCTCCCTCGATCACcgcaaacaaaaagaaatgatggaaagaatcTCGTCCACGAAGAAGCCGGCACCGAAGCCTCCTAGATGGTACTATGTGTTCATGTTTGGCATGGCCAAGATTCCGACACACATGGAGCTGACGGATATCAAGAATCGACAATCCAGACAAAACCCGTCAGCTCTATTCCCGCCGGTAATTGATAATAATAGCAACAATACTTCTACAGTCAGCCGCCAGAGCTATGGTATCGGCAAGGGCTCATACAGGCTCATCAAACTACTGAGCTGCAAGGATCATGCTAGCGTGGCTGTAGCAACGACGCCGTTTGCTTGGCAGGGATAA
- the LOC119997991 gene encoding afadin- and alpha-actinin-binding protein-like isoform X1, translated as MPPPTDADFDLRSPPPSSTFVIGDYTFAEAGNLEHCAKYLNQTLVIFGFPASLDLFANDPVSIARTCNCMYSLLQQRQRDIEFRDSANDQRNRLLSDISRLEAKVERLDTQLQSKDREIATITRTEAKTAAALKAQIEKLQQERDEFQRMVIGNQQVRTQQIHEMKKKEKEYIKLQERLNQVLMEKKKESKSGMEIMNLLQKEGRQRGTWNGKKTDNDFYKKIVDAYEVKNQELMTENTDLRALLRSMQVDMRDFLNAPNGLSKQSLAVSERIETDRLQSPMGGRTDVFDLPFHMARDQIEESLRNKMASIKERMVELQDAQKGAEVTSEATERELELEAQLVEARSIIQEQASIMSKHIAKSERPRESIISSPNEKYQNFDC; from the exons ATGCCACCACCGACTGATGCAGACTTCGATCTCAGA TCGCCACCTCCATCATCAACCTTCGTAATCGG GGATTACACATTTGCCGAGGCTGGAAACTTGGAGCATTGTGCAAAGTACTTGAACCAAACACTCGTTATCTTTGGATTTCCGGCCTCGCTTGATCTGTTTGCCAATGATCCG GTTTCAATTGCCAGGACGTGCAATTGCATGTACTCATTGCTACAGCAGAGGCAGCGGGATATCGAGTTTAGAGACTCTGCTAATGATCAGAGAAAtag GTTACTGTCAGACATATCAAGATTAGAGGCCAAAGTTGAGAGGCTTGACACACAGTTACAATCCAAAGATAGGGAGATTGCGACAATTACAAGAACG GAAGCCAAAACTGCAGCTGCTCTGAAGGCCCAAATTGAGAAGTTGCAGCAGGAACGAGATGAATTTCAGAGAATGGTTATTGGCAATCAG CAAGTGCGGACTCAACAAATAcatgaaatgaagaaaaaggaaaaggagtaTATAAAATTGCAG GAGAGGCTAAACCAAGTtttaatggagaagaagaaggagtcAAAGTCTGGCATGGAGATCATGAATTTGCTTCAG AAAGAAGGGCGGCAGCGCGGGACTTGGAATGGAAAGAAGACTGATAATGACTTCTACAAAAAGATT GTGGATGCATATGAGGTGAAAAATCAAGAATTGATGACGGAGAATACTGATTTAAGGGCGCTATTACGATCAATGCAG GTGGACATGCGCGACTTCCTAAATGCTCCAAATGGATTGTCCAAGCAATCTTTGGCTGTCAGTGAAAGAATTGAAACTGATCGTTTACAGTCTCCAATGGGGGGAAGGACG GATGTCTTTGATTTGCCATTTCACATGGCTAGAGATCAAATAGAAGAAAGTCTCCGAAATAAAATGGCTTCCATAAAG GAGCGCATGGTTGAGTTGCAAGATGCACAGAAAGGAGCAGAGGTTACTTCTGAAGCAACTGAGAGGGAGCTTGAGCTGGAAGCGCAACTTGTTGAGGCAAGAAGCATAATACAGGAGCAG GCTTCAATTATGTCCAAACACATTGCTAAGTCTGAGAGGCCCAG GGAATCCATCATTTCATCGCCTAATGAG AAGTACCAGAACTTCGATTGTTGA
- the LOC119996990 gene encoding uncharacterized protein LOC119996990 — protein sequence MDVENNHKNRRERRQLSSLVLQGDDDDDYNLFFDRVISRDSSVGCSSRIYYCHRSTEGVPFQWEMQPGTPKDPPQQDYLIPPLSPPPAIINSGMPKPCIDRIEDRHKASFRSRFWLWLSKHKTKNRKIKTIHRNDSGSNVDHKNEARLDFCGGSSDGGESMGTPRNSRSSSSSSSSLSFSNGRSRHSSRLDSPARESVVGHYGCSPLNFNSVLVFVSRRV from the coding sequence ATGGATGTTGAGAATAATCACAAGAACAGGAGGGAGAGAAGACAATTATCATCACTAGTACTTCAaggggatgatgatgatgattataatCTCTTCTTTGATAGAGTGATTTCGAGGGATTCTTCTGTGGGATGCTCTTCTCGAATATATTACTGTCATAGGAGCACTGAAGGAGTGCCATTTCAATGGGAAATGCAGCCAGGGACACCTAAAGATCCTCCTCAACAAGACTACTTAATCCCACCACTTAGCCCTCCACCTGCCATAATCAATTCAGGGATGCCTAAACCATGCATTGATCGCATCGAAGATCGTCACAAGGCGTCGTTTCGATCGAGATTTTGGTTATGGCTTTCCAAACACAAGACGAAAAATCGAAAAATTAAGACCATCCATAGAAATGACAGTGGAAGTAACGTTGATCATAAAAATGAAGCAAGATTGGATTTCTGTGGTGGCTCATCCGATGGCGGTGAATCCATGGGGACGCCGCGTAATTCAAGGTCTTCCtcttcatcgtcatcatcattgTCGTTCTCTAATGGCCGTTCGAGGCACTCATCGAGGTTAGATAGTCCGGCGAGGGAGTCGGTGGTCGGACATTATGGTTGCAGTCCTTTGAATTTTAATTCAGTTCTTGTCTTTGTATCAAGGAGAGTTTGA
- the LOC119996160 gene encoding histone H4, with protein sequence MSGRGKGGKGLGKGGAKRHRKVLRDNIQGITKPAIRRLARRGGVKRISGLIYEETRGVLKIFLENVIRDAVTYTEHARRKTVTAMDVVYALKRQGRTLYGFGG encoded by the coding sequence ATGTCAGGAAGGGGAAAGGGTGGAAAGGGGCTCGGCAAGGGAGGTGCGAAGAGGCACAGGAAGGTCCTGAGGGACAACATTCAGGGCATTACCAAGCCCGCCATCCGTCGTCTGGCCAGGCGTGGCGGAGTGAAGCGTATTAGCGGACTCATCTACGAGGAGACCAGAGGCGTCCTCAAGATCTTCCTTGAGAATGTCATCCGAGATGCCGTCACCTATACTGAGCATGCTCGTCGCAAGACTGTCACTGCCATGGATGTTGTTTATGCGTTAAAGAGACAGGGCAGGACTCTCTACGGCTTCGGTGGTTAG